The Oleidesulfovibrio alaskensis DSM 16109 genome has a segment encoding these proteins:
- the rnhA gene encoding ribonuclease HI, which yields MKQVDIFTDGSCLGNPGPGGWAAVLRYAGTQKELGGGFSGTTNNRMEILAVIEGLEALQEPCTVNLYTDSQYVRNAVEKKWLDSWQRNGWKTAARKPVKNKDLWLRLLPLLARHTVKFHWVRGHSGHPENELCDTIARGHASRGGLPPDTQAAG from the coding sequence ATGAAACAAGTGGATATATTCACGGACGGGTCGTGCCTTGGCAACCCCGGTCCCGGAGGCTGGGCCGCGGTGTTGCGGTATGCCGGCACACAGAAGGAACTGGGGGGCGGTTTTTCGGGTACAACCAACAACCGCATGGAAATACTGGCTGTTATCGAAGGGCTGGAAGCTCTGCAGGAGCCGTGTACTGTTAATTTGTACACCGATTCGCAGTATGTGCGGAATGCCGTTGAAAAAAAATGGCTTGATTCGTGGCAGCGCAACGGGTGGAAAACGGCCGCCCGGAAGCCGGTAAAAAATAAAGACCTGTGGTTGCGGCTGCTGCCGCTGCTGGCCCGGCATACTGTCAAATTTCACTGGGTGCGCGGACACAGCGGGCATCCGGAAAACGAACTGTGCGATACCATTGCCCGCGGGCATGCTTCGCGTGGCGGGCTGCCGCCGGACACGCAGGCTGCAGGCTGA
- the qrcB gene encoding menaquinone reductase molybdopterin-binding-like subunit QrcB: MALDRRGFMKFVAGGTAGIMASPLPWKLLDDVSIWTQNWPWIPRNIDGTTEFVHTVSKLCPSAVGMKVRTVSGRPVRAVGDPDHPLSLGGISAVAAAEVQMLYSPARMKRPLRRAADGAYVAITWDEALAMLEEQLSAVKGSGDKLACLSGDDNGTINEVLSGLLAKAGSSNFFLMPGEAQPAQRAWELMGGQGQPGYDFENSDYVLGIGANILESWGPAIRHRHFFSVAHPHGEEPAVRYVYAGPVQNNTAAGADQWLPIKPGTEAVFALGLAHLLIKKGAVANVPDFGDFRAYTAEFTPAKVASLTGVDPKALSRVADELAAASRPLVVTGSEFDQGAGAATAMAGFAVNLLLGAASVKALPVADSAVQGAMSRARMLRQDFIAYLSRINAGKAPAPQVLIVHEANPAYALPQADDMAKVMEKIPFKVSFSTFLDETAMMCDLVLPVPMGIERQDDVNTPYGCGQVTYCMAQQVIEPLVDARPAGDVLLSTAARLGMDLGHRSFESVLKAKAAAIGANYRKVSAGTPYVSKAALPLTGLALRPDVLKQTVSLSSPAEPFAIAPVHKLNIGTSNTATPPFNTKTIRRWELQGDEFYVMMNAATARKLGVKQHDAVSLSNKDGSIRARVNIFEGVMTDTVAVLLGFGHTAFDEFSKGKGANVMHLLTAGFEPVTGLSVWNRAGVNIAKA; encoded by the coding sequence ATGGCACTGGATAGAAGAGGATTCATGAAGTTCGTCGCAGGCGGCACCGCCGGTATCATGGCTTCGCCCCTGCCCTGGAAACTGCTCGATGACGTGAGCATCTGGACGCAGAACTGGCCGTGGATTCCGCGTAACATCGACGGAACCACAGAGTTTGTTCATACCGTCAGCAAGCTGTGTCCTTCTGCCGTCGGCATGAAGGTCCGCACAGTATCTGGGCGTCCGGTACGCGCTGTAGGCGACCCTGACCATCCGCTGAGCCTTGGCGGCATATCCGCCGTAGCCGCTGCGGAAGTGCAGATGCTGTACAGCCCCGCCCGCATGAAGCGCCCCCTGCGCAGAGCTGCGGACGGTGCCTATGTGGCAATCACATGGGATGAAGCGCTTGCCATGCTCGAAGAGCAGCTGAGCGCCGTAAAAGGCTCCGGCGATAAGCTGGCCTGCCTTTCCGGCGACGATAACGGCACCATCAACGAAGTGCTTTCCGGCCTGCTGGCCAAAGCCGGTTCGTCCAACTTTTTCCTTATGCCCGGCGAGGCACAGCCCGCACAGCGCGCATGGGAACTGATGGGCGGACAGGGCCAGCCCGGCTATGACTTTGAAAACAGCGATTATGTACTGGGCATAGGGGCCAACATCCTCGAATCATGGGGACCGGCCATCCGTCACCGTCACTTTTTCTCCGTGGCGCATCCGCACGGCGAAGAACCCGCGGTGCGTTACGTCTATGCCGGTCCCGTGCAGAACAATACCGCGGCAGGCGCCGACCAGTGGCTGCCCATCAAACCCGGAACCGAAGCTGTCTTCGCTCTGGGGCTTGCCCATCTGCTCATTAAAAAGGGCGCCGTGGCCAACGTGCCCGACTTCGGCGATTTCCGCGCATACACAGCAGAATTCACCCCCGCCAAGGTGGCCAGCCTGACCGGTGTCGATCCCAAAGCTCTTTCCAGAGTTGCGGACGAACTGGCCGCGGCATCGCGCCCGCTGGTGGTCACCGGTTCTGAATTCGATCAGGGCGCAGGCGCCGCTACGGCCATGGCCGGTTTTGCGGTCAACCTGCTGCTGGGTGCCGCCTCCGTCAAGGCGCTGCCCGTGGCTGACAGTGCCGTGCAGGGTGCCATGTCGCGCGCCCGCATGCTCCGTCAGGACTTCATCGCGTACCTGTCGCGCATCAACGCGGGTAAAGCCCCGGCACCGCAGGTACTTATTGTCCACGAAGCCAACCCCGCCTATGCTCTGCCGCAGGCGGACGATATGGCCAAGGTGATGGAAAAGATTCCCTTCAAGGTATCTTTCTCCACCTTCCTTGATGAAACAGCCATGATGTGCGATCTCGTGCTGCCCGTTCCCATGGGCATCGAGCGTCAGGATGATGTGAATACGCCTTACGGCTGCGGTCAGGTGACGTACTGCATGGCGCAGCAGGTCATCGAACCGCTGGTGGACGCCCGCCCCGCAGGGGATGTGCTGCTTTCCACCGCGGCCCGGCTGGGCATGGATCTGGGGCACAGATCATTCGAAAGTGTTCTGAAGGCCAAAGCAGCGGCCATAGGTGCCAACTACCGCAAGGTTTCCGCCGGTACGCCCTATGTCAGCAAGGCTGCTCTGCCCCTTACAGGACTGGCCCTGCGCCCCGATGTGCTCAAACAGACCGTGAGCCTGAGCAGTCCGGCAGAACCCTTTGCCATCGCTCCTGTTCACAAGCTGAACATAGGCACCAGCAACACCGCCACCCCGCCCTTCAACACAAAAACCATCCGCCGCTGGGAACTTCAGGGCGACGAGTTTTATGTGATGATGAACGCGGCCACAGCGCGCAAGCTGGGCGTTAAGCAGCATGACGCCGTTTCCCTGTCCAACAAGGACGGCTCCATCCGCGCCCGTGTGAACATATTCGAAGGTGTGATGACCGATACCGTGGCAGTGCTGCTCGGTTTCGGACACACGGCGTTCGACGAGTTCAGCAAGGGCAAGGGTGCCAACGTCATGCATCTGCTTACAGCAGGATTCGAGCCGGTTACCGGACTTTCTGTCTGGAACCGCGCCGGCGTGAACATTGCCAAAGCATAA
- a CDS encoding membrane protein, with the protein MADAHIWWAGLVKPLLRLVFFLSVSLLAANIIEALNWTRGVARVAAPLVQLGHLRDVSGAAFSLAFVSSIAANTMLAESHEKGELSRRELVFANIFNSMPAYFVHLPSMGMLVVSVLGGVGAVYVGLTLAAAVLRTLSVIVFGRIFLPPVPEGCVSCRLEEYRPATWGEAVQRSLQRFRRRMPRILYITIPVYCCVFVLQRSGGFAVVERFMQDHVTFLAFLEPQTLSVVILHIAAEFTPAISAAGALLDSGTIAWREIVLALLAGNVLSTPMRAFRHQFPSYAGIFKPRLALHLIVINQCLRA; encoded by the coding sequence ATGGCCGATGCCCATATATGGTGGGCAGGGCTGGTCAAGCCGTTGCTGCGGCTTGTTTTTTTTCTGTCAGTAAGCCTGCTGGCGGCGAATATTATCGAGGCGCTCAACTGGACGCGGGGAGTCGCCAGAGTGGCGGCACCGCTGGTGCAGCTGGGGCATCTGCGGGATGTTTCCGGTGCGGCCTTCTCTCTGGCGTTTGTTTCTTCCATAGCGGCAAACACCATGCTGGCCGAAAGTCACGAAAAAGGGGAACTGTCGCGGCGGGAGCTTGTTTTTGCAAATATTTTCAATTCAATGCCAGCGTATTTTGTCCACCTGCCCAGCATGGGCATGCTGGTTGTTTCTGTTCTCGGCGGAGTGGGGGCCGTGTATGTAGGGCTGACTCTGGCGGCAGCGGTGCTGCGTACCCTGTCTGTCATTGTTTTCGGTCGTATTTTTCTGCCCCCCGTGCCCGAAGGCTGTGTGTCATGCCGTCTGGAAGAATACAGGCCCGCCACATGGGGTGAGGCTGTGCAGCGCAGCCTGCAGCGTTTTCGCCGGCGCATGCCCCGCATTCTGTATATCACTATACCGGTGTACTGCTGTGTGTTTGTTTTGCAACGCTCGGGCGGCTTTGCGGTTGTCGAGCGGTTTATGCAGGACCATGTGACGTTTCTGGCTTTTCTGGAACCGCAGACGCTGTCTGTGGTTATTCTGCACATTGCGGCCGAGTTCACTCCTGCCATATCGGCGGCCGGTGCGCTGCTGGATTCCGGAACTATCGCATGGCGCGAGATTGTACTGGCTTTGCTGGCGGGCAATGTCCTTTCCACTCCCATGCGTGCCTTCCGTCACCAGTTTCCTTCATATGCGGGGATTTTCAAACCCCGCCTTGCTCTGCATCTCATTGTCATCAACCAGTGTCTGCGTGC
- a CDS encoding TPM domain-containing protein, which yields MFFRARGGRRSPLVRGGSFGEKLFRLLLLLGVFALCGWGFWYNSGAALQNLQSRGAVWDETGLLTEDDLKGLRVMATRFNAEYGIVVRIQVRKGQVTLPQPDSRTLFIIISPAHNQVLVEFPPLVRKSLGEEFMYSLQNTHFIPYFENGQWGLALADALKKIWSGLGRP from the coding sequence ATGTTTTTCAGAGCGCGGGGCGGCAGACGCAGCCCGCTTGTAAGGGGCGGCAGCTTTGGTGAAAAGCTGTTCAGGCTGCTGCTTTTGCTTGGCGTGTTCGCGCTGTGCGGCTGGGGGTTCTGGTACAATTCCGGCGCGGCACTGCAAAACCTGCAGTCGCGCGGGGCAGTATGGGACGAAACCGGTCTGCTGACTGAAGATGACCTGAAAGGTTTGCGGGTGATGGCTACCAGATTCAATGCCGAATACGGCATTGTGGTGCGCATTCAGGTGCGCAAGGGGCAGGTGACCCTGCCGCAGCCTGATTCCCGCACGCTGTTTATCATTATCAGCCCTGCCCACAATCAGGTGCTGGTCGAGTTTCCCCCGCTGGTGCGCAAGTCACTGGGCGAAGAATTCATGTATTCGTTGCAGAATACCCACTTTATCCCTTATTTTGAAAACGGCCAGTGGGGACTGGCCCTTGCGGATGCACTCAAAAAAATATGGAGCGGCCTTGGCCGCCCTTGA
- the qrcD gene encoding menaquinone reductase integral membrane subunit QrcD: MEKNYDLPVDHELFPEGTKRCSFSKFSVWMAVVGVVLAWGVYAAFRVLRYGLGETALDDYFGFGLWITFDLAVIALGAGAFFTGLLRYILNIDPLKHIINLAVIIGFICYSGAMLILVLDIGQPLRAWFGYWHANVHSMLTEVIFCITCYCIVLIIEYIPLILEQRQLNKIPFLHHLAHNLHVVMPLFAGVGAFLSTFHQGSLGGMYGVLFGRPYVLRDGFFIWPWTFFLFVISAVGSGPVFTVLVATLMEKMTGKKLVSWEVKSLMGKIAGTMLAVYLVFKFADTWAWATDVLPRSGLTFDQNFFGTIYGKWLLWAELGLCGVIPAIMLLTPSLRNRPGLFYTAAILDCVGITINRYVFTVQALAMPVMPFDTWETYNPNWAEWGASAMVIAYGAIILSLSYRYLPVFPQEKKLNAE; this comes from the coding sequence ATGGAAAAGAACTACGATCTTCCCGTTGATCACGAGCTGTTCCCCGAGGGAACCAAACGCTGTTCCTTCAGCAAGTTCTCCGTATGGATGGCTGTCGTGGGTGTGGTGCTGGCGTGGGGCGTATACGCCGCCTTCCGCGTACTGCGCTACGGTCTTGGCGAAACAGCTCTTGACGACTACTTCGGTTTCGGCCTGTGGATCACCTTTGACCTTGCGGTCATCGCTCTGGGTGCCGGCGCGTTTTTCACCGGATTACTGCGCTACATCCTGAACATTGATCCGCTCAAACACATCATCAACCTTGCAGTTATCATCGGCTTTATCTGCTATTCCGGCGCCATGCTTATTCTGGTGCTGGATATCGGGCAGCCGCTCAGGGCATGGTTCGGCTACTGGCACGCCAACGTCCATTCCATGCTGACAGAAGTTATCTTCTGCATCACCTGCTACTGCATCGTACTGATAATTGAGTACATTCCCCTGATTCTTGAACAGCGTCAGCTGAACAAGATCCCCTTCCTGCATCATCTGGCGCACAACCTTCACGTTGTCATGCCGCTGTTTGCAGGTGTGGGCGCATTCCTTTCCACGTTCCACCAGGGTTCGCTGGGCGGTATGTACGGCGTGCTTTTCGGCCGCCCCTACGTACTGCGTGACGGGTTCTTCATCTGGCCGTGGACATTCTTCCTGTTTGTCATTTCCGCAGTGGGCTCCGGTCCGGTGTTCACCGTGCTTGTGGCCACGCTGATGGAAAAAATGACCGGCAAAAAACTGGTCAGCTGGGAAGTGAAGTCCCTCATGGGCAAAATAGCCGGTACCATGCTGGCTGTGTATCTGGTATTCAAGTTCGCCGACACATGGGCATGGGCTACCGATGTTCTGCCCCGTTCGGGTCTGACATTTGACCAGAACTTCTTCGGCACCATTTACGGCAAGTGGCTGCTCTGGGCCGAGCTGGGCCTGTGCGGGGTCATTCCTGCCATCATGCTGCTTACCCCCAGTCTGCGCAACCGTCCGGGCCTGTTCTATACGGCTGCCATTCTGGACTGCGTGGGCATCACCATCAACCGTTACGTCTTCACCGTTCAGGCGCTGGCCATGCCGGTCATGCCCTTTGACACGTGGGAAACGTACAACCCGAACTGGGCCGAGTGGGGAGCCAGTGCAATGGTCATCGCGTACGGTGCCATCATCCTGAGCCTCTCCTACCGCTATCTGCCTGTTTTCCCCCAGGAAAAGAAGCTGAACGCGGAATAG
- a CDS encoding flagellar brake protein gives MQAEAIPAQARRSAGVSLSIGTGTRLLLNFSGMRENLSSELIGLYPYEFLIFKMPLIPGIRNKLLPGEGVTVRYMQGGSIFGFSTCILNHVLKPASLVFVEYPEFVEQLDLRQHRRVDCLLPGKVHCRHGEYRCVLADLSPGGGKVVLDVKASDPVKSLGVGDMLILRLGLFAGKGDVSVSCLLKNIAQDASRLQLGVQFRDMGEDECCQIRDYLEQVSTAV, from the coding sequence ATGCAGGCAGAAGCCATACCGGCACAGGCCAGACGCAGCGCCGGAGTCAGTCTTTCCATCGGAACGGGAACACGTCTGCTCCTGAACTTCAGCGGGATGCGCGAAAATCTTTCGTCGGAACTCATCGGACTGTATCCGTACGAGTTTCTTATTTTCAAGATGCCGCTCATACCGGGCATACGCAACAAGCTGCTGCCGGGCGAAGGTGTGACGGTGCGCTACATGCAGGGGGGCAGCATTTTCGGCTTCAGCACATGCATCCTCAACCATGTGCTAAAACCTGCCTCGCTTGTTTTTGTGGAATATCCGGAGTTTGTGGAACAGCTTGATCTGCGTCAGCACAGGCGGGTCGACTGCCTGCTGCCGGGAAAGGTGCACTGCCGCCACGGAGAATACCGCTGCGTGCTTGCCGACCTGAGCCCCGGCGGCGGAAAAGTGGTGCTGGATGTCAAGGCCTCTGATCCGGTTAAAAGTCTGGGTGTGGGCGATATGCTGATTCTGCGTCTGGGACTTTTTGCCGGCAAAGGTGATGTGTCTGTTTCGTGCCTGCTGAAAAATATCGCGCAGGATGCTTCGCGGCTGCAGCTGGGGGTGCAGTTCCGCGATATGGGCGAGGACGAGTGCTGCCAGATACGTGACTATCTGGAACAGGTGTCCACTGCAGTCTGA
- a CDS encoding mannose-1-phosphate guanylyltransferase/mannose-6-phosphate isomerase: protein MSESAPSSAMERCHAVILAGGSGTRLWPLSRALFPKQLLALNGELTLLQQTVKRALDIFPPQRIHIVTNEEHVFEVRAQAKALDAALEDNVLAEPMIRNTLPALMLGLNAAMKQDAAPLLAVFPSDHMIHNAASWQRAVQAGAELAAQNHFVTFGIPPAHPETGYGYIHRGARIADGCYAVEGFVEKPPREKAEEFLRGGMHFWNSGMFVFNGEDLIAALETYQPALAAWWNTRTATSLRQGYSAIPSLSIDYGIMEHVSRIAVVEADFGWDDLGSWEAIFRLGEKDEQGCVVQGDAMAIDCENSLLLSRGGKLAAIGLKDVIAVQTRDATLLCAKDQVQRVREVVSRLKAEGSPLTEVHLTVHRPWGSYTVLEENAGYKIKRIAVHPGARLSLQRHYHRSEHWVVIQGTALVQVGDKEMLLSQNQWAEIPETAVHRLTNPGRIPLEIIEIQTGPYLEEDDIERFEDVYGRPKGGKNKSN from the coding sequence ATGAGTGAATCAGCCCCCTCTTCCGCCATGGAACGCTGCCACGCCGTCATTCTTGCAGGCGGTTCGGGCACGCGCCTGTGGCCTCTTTCCCGCGCGCTGTTTCCCAAGCAGCTGCTGGCGCTGAACGGTGAGCTTACCCTGCTGCAGCAGACAGTGAAACGCGCTCTTGATATTTTTCCCCCGCAGCGCATCCATATAGTTACCAACGAAGAGCACGTTTTCGAGGTTCGCGCACAGGCAAAAGCCCTGGATGCGGCGCTGGAAGACAATGTGCTGGCCGAACCCATGATACGCAACACTCTGCCGGCCCTCATGCTGGGGCTTAACGCCGCCATGAAGCAGGATGCCGCCCCCCTGCTGGCGGTCTTTCCTTCAGATCATATGATCCACAACGCCGCCAGCTGGCAGCGTGCCGTGCAGGCAGGGGCGGAACTGGCCGCACAGAACCACTTTGTGACGTTCGGCATACCTCCGGCACATCCGGAAACTGGTTACGGATACATTCATCGCGGCGCCCGCATAGCAGACGGCTGTTACGCCGTTGAGGGCTTTGTGGAAAAGCCTCCCAGAGAAAAAGCCGAAGAATTTCTGCGCGGCGGTATGCATTTCTGGAACAGCGGCATGTTTGTGTTCAACGGCGAAGACCTGATAGCCGCACTGGAGACCTACCAGCCTGCGCTTGCCGCGTGGTGGAACACCCGCACCGCCACGTCATTGCGTCAGGGCTACAGTGCCATCCCCTCGCTTTCCATCGACTACGGCATTATGGAGCACGTTTCGCGCATCGCCGTGGTTGAAGCGGACTTCGGCTGGGACGATCTGGGAAGCTGGGAAGCCATTTTCCGGCTGGGAGAAAAAGATGAACAGGGCTGCGTTGTTCAGGGCGACGCCATGGCCATTGACTGCGAAAACAGCCTGCTGCTGTCACGCGGGGGCAAGCTGGCGGCCATAGGGCTGAAAGATGTCATTGCCGTGCAGACGCGGGACGCAACCCTGCTGTGCGCCAAAGACCAGGTGCAGCGCGTGCGCGAGGTTGTCTCGCGCCTTAAGGCCGAAGGCAGCCCTCTGACGGAAGTGCACCTGACTGTGCACCGCCCGTGGGGCAGCTATACCGTGCTTGAAGAAAACGCCGGCTACAAAATCAAACGCATTGCCGTACACCCCGGCGCGCGGCTGTCGCTGCAGCGCCATTATCATCGCAGCGAACACTGGGTAGTCATTCAGGGAACGGCCCTTGTGCAGGTGGGGGACAAGGAAATGCTGCTTTCGCAGAACCAGTGGGCCGAGATACCTGAAACCGCTGTTCACCGTCTGACCAACCCGGGACGCATCCCGTTGGAAATCATAGAAATACAGACAGGGCCATATCTGGAAGAAGATGACATAGAACGCTTTGAAGACGTGTATGGCAGGCCCAAAGGAGGTAAGAACAAATCTAATTAA
- the qrcC gene encoding menaquinone reductase iron-sulfur cluster-binding subunit QrcC, with protein MSSKKEFKIKWGMAIDLDKCTGCGACMVACQAENNIAPAPDATNKLKTLNWLVVYELSNKKPFPDHDVAYLPRPCQQCGNPPCVSVCPVIATDKNEEGGIVSQVTPRCIGCRYCMAACPYHARYFNWYDPIWPEGMEKTLTPDVSVRPRGVVEKCTFCHHRMMAARDKARVEGRDPDALEDGEYITSCTEACPNGAIVFGDLLNPDHKVYELSRSKYAFRLLERLGADTQVYYLSRREWVRRLGDNYLEHEKVKG; from the coding sequence ATGTCCTCTAAAAAGGAATTCAAAATCAAATGGGGTATGGCAATAGACCTCGATAAATGCACGGGCTGCGGCGCGTGCATGGTCGCCTGCCAGGCAGAAAACAACATTGCCCCTGCTCCGGACGCAACCAACAAGCTGAAAACGCTCAACTGGCTTGTGGTGTACGAGCTGTCCAACAAGAAACCGTTTCCCGACCACGATGTGGCATACCTGCCGCGGCCCTGCCAGCAATGCGGCAACCCGCCCTGCGTTTCGGTATGTCCTGTTATCGCCACCGACAAAAACGAAGAAGGCGGCATAGTCAGTCAGGTAACCCCCCGCTGTATCGGCTGCCGGTACTGCATGGCCGCCTGCCCCTACCATGCCCGCTACTTCAACTGGTACGATCCCATCTGGCCGGAAGGCATGGAAAAAACACTGACGCCCGATGTGTCTGTAAGACCCCGCGGCGTAGTGGAAAAATGCACCTTCTGCCATCATCGCATGATGGCTGCCAGAGACAAGGCAAGAGTGGAAGGGCGTGATCCCGATGCACTGGAAGATGGCGAATACATCACCTCGTGCACCGAGGCATGCCCCAACGGTGCCATAGTGTTCGGCGATCTGCTGAACCCTGACCACAAGGTGTATGAACTGTCGCGCAGCAAGTACGCCTTCCGGCTGCTTGAACGTCTGGGTGCCGACACGCAGGTGTACTACCTCAGCCGTCGCGAATGGGTCCGCCGTCTTGGCGACAACTATCTTGAACACGAAAAGGTCAAGGGGTAG
- the qrcA gene encoding menaquinone reductase multiheme cytochrome c subunit QrcA → MEDRHLDSSGDGKSRCCRGSAAPFFVGLVVALIFGWWVFPGMLYSQKHQPVRFSHPVHVENVGMACSDCHYFREDGTFAGLPTTEECASCHTDVMGSDPEEERYVEEYVTPGKEVKWLVYQMQPDNVFFSHAAHSEETCNQCHDFSTRELCNQCHPDVAGMDDPPVYKENKLTKYSSETMKMWECERCHAHPDHYGVTRSSNACFVCHK, encoded by the coding sequence ATGGAGGACAGGCATTTAGACAGTTCAGGCGACGGTAAATCCCGTTGCTGCCGCGGTAGTGCGGCCCCCTTCTTCGTCGGTCTGGTAGTTGCGCTCATCTTCGGGTGGTGGGTGTTTCCCGGAATGCTGTACAGCCAGAAGCATCAGCCGGTACGGTTCAGCCATCCCGTCCACGTGGAAAACGTGGGCATGGCCTGTTCCGACTGTCATTACTTCCGTGAAGACGGCACCTTTGCAGGTTTGCCCACCACGGAGGAATGTGCTTCCTGCCATACAGACGTCATGGGCTCCGACCCGGAGGAAGAACGCTACGTCGAGGAATATGTGACCCCCGGAAAAGAGGTCAAATGGCTGGTCTATCAGATGCAGCCCGACAACGTCTTCTTCAGCCATGCCGCGCACAGCGAAGAAACGTGTAACCAGTGTCACGACTTTTCCACGCGCGAGCTGTGCAACCAGTGTCACCCCGATGTCGCCGGAATGGATGATCCGCCGGTGTACAAAGAAAACAAGCTGACCAAGTACAGCTCAGAAACCATGAAGATGTGGGAATGCGAACGGTGTCACGCCCATCCCGACCATTACGGTGTGACCCGCTCCAGCAACGCATGCTTCGTGTGTCACAAGTAA
- a CDS encoding aldehyde ferredoxin oxidoreductase N-terminal domain-containing protein: MRIDFTSSRVLHVDMESGASRVISFGTRSAHLGGSGLAAALYTEYGLADAPADDPRQPLIFAIGPLTGFFPLMSKVVCGFRSPYTGEWSESHAGGRLALAMRFSGYDALMITGRARSLSCLVVGSRRVEMHDVHYMRGQDVFTAGKYMRRFGADRHGHRSSLRIGPAGENGLGYACINVDSFRHFGRMGSGAVMGGKKLKGIVVLGDGSFTLPEGKAYPALFKKIYSDVTGTDMMRKYHDLGTAENLLVLNELHALPWRNLQQTSDPQIDGISGERFAEQLLLRQTACAGCPVGCIHIGLLRQQFASDHEYLYKQVSYDYEPIFAQGSMLGITNASGVLALLDETEKVGLDCMSSGVALAWAAEALEKGVISEKETVVPLRFGDVHSFIAAMGHLVRGTNDFYRLLGQGAAKAAAEYGGEDFTCVLGQEMAGYATGEVFFVSQAMGFRHSHLDSGGYAYDQSAKDKDVDKAIDFLVDDEHKRVLINCMVSCMFARKAYTPERLQEALSSLGMTEAADALTDAGRMVQRERWRLKIATGYDVNAVRIPKRFKEVVTWKGPVDVAYMDALKQRYARAILDMAAAGGGEN; encoded by the coding sequence ATGCGTATTGATTTCACATCGTCAAGAGTTCTGCATGTGGACATGGAGAGCGGGGCATCGCGGGTTATCAGTTTCGGCACCCGCAGCGCGCATCTGGGCGGCAGCGGTCTGGCGGCGGCACTGTACACCGAATACGGTCTGGCGGACGCTCCCGCCGATGACCCGCGGCAGCCGCTGATTTTCGCCATCGGTCCGCTTACGGGCTTTTTTCCGCTGATGAGCAAAGTTGTCTGCGGATTCCGTTCTCCGTACACCGGCGAATGGTCCGAAAGCCATGCAGGAGGCCGGCTGGCGCTGGCCATGCGGTTTTCCGGTTACGATGCGCTGATGATTACCGGCAGGGCCCGGTCTCTTTCGTGTCTTGTGGTGGGGTCGCGTCGGGTGGAAATGCATGATGTGCACTACATGCGCGGGCAGGATGTGTTTACGGCGGGCAAATATATGCGCAGGTTCGGCGCCGACAGGCACGGACACCGCAGCTCGCTGCGCATCGGCCCCGCGGGAGAAAACGGTCTGGGCTACGCCTGCATCAATGTCGATTCGTTTCGTCATTTCGGCAGGATGGGGTCGGGCGCTGTGATGGGGGGCAAAAAGCTCAAAGGTATCGTGGTGCTGGGTGACGGCAGTTTCACGCTGCCGGAAGGAAAAGCCTATCCCGCTCTTTTCAAAAAGATTTATTCAGATGTCACCGGTACGGACATGATGCGTAAGTATCATGATCTCGGTACGGCGGAAAATCTGCTTGTGCTTAATGAGTTGCATGCGTTGCCGTGGCGCAACCTGCAGCAGACATCGGACCCGCAGATAGACGGCATTTCAGGCGAGCGCTTTGCAGAACAGTTGCTGCTGCGTCAGACTGCCTGCGCCGGCTGTCCCGTGGGCTGCATTCACATAGGGCTGTTGCGCCAGCAATTCGCCAGCGATCATGAATATCTGTACAAGCAGGTGTCTTACGACTACGAACCTATCTTTGCACAAGGCTCCATGCTGGGCATTACCAACGCCTCTGGCGTGCTGGCGCTGCTGGATGAAACCGAAAAGGTGGGGCTGGACTGCATGAGCAGCGGCGTGGCGCTGGCATGGGCGGCAGAAGCGCTGGAAAAAGGTGTGATAAGCGAAAAAGAGACTGTCGTGCCGCTGCGGTTCGGCGATGTGCACAGCTTTATTGCCGCCATGGGGCATCTGGTGCGCGGCACCAACGATTTTTACCGTCTGCTGGGACAGGGCGCCGCCAAAGCTGCGGCAGAATACGGCGGCGAAGATTTTACCTGTGTGCTGGGGCAGGAAATGGCCGGGTATGCCACCGGCGAAGTGTTTTTTGTTTCGCAGGCCATGGGGTTCCGTCATTCGCATCTGGATAGCGGCGGGTACGCATACGACCAGTCGGCCAAGGATAAGGACGTCGATAAGGCAATAGATTTTCTGGTGGATGACGAGCATAAGCGAGTGCTTATTAACTGTATGGTTTCATGCATGTTCGCCCGCAAAGCCTATACGCCGGAACGCTTGCAGGAGGCGTTGTCTTCACTGGGCATGACTGAGGCTGCCGACGCGCTGACGGACGCGGGACGCATGGTGCAGCGCGAACGGTGGCGGCTGAAGATTGCCACCGGATACGATGTGAATGCGGTGCGTATTCCCAAGCGGTTCAAGGAAGTTGTCACATGGAAAGGGCCTGTGGATGTGGCGTATATGGATGCCCTGAAGCAGCGGTATGCCCGGGCCATACTGGATATGGCCGCCGCAGGCGGCGGGGAGAACTGA